From a region of the Daphnia pulicaria isolate SC F1-1A chromosome 1, SC_F0-13Bv2, whole genome shotgun sequence genome:
- the LOC124317114 gene encoding phospholipase A and acyltransferase 2-like yields MGNSESQAINFTVVDRWQDVDEVLNHAAPGDLIEFRRTMGLYGHWAVYIGDGEVVNYGRKNPRTSLVQKESLRLVAEGGGCRINNLTSAARSKNLTSFSQSEIVRRATSHIGEESDYNLIDHNCEVFATKCRYGTGFTCQPSERLIDVGHVVSGGGAMGYAAGRRAVAEGRWTEEEVADYLWDSANSMYY; encoded by the coding sequence ATGGGCAATTCGGAATCACAAGCTATCAACTTCACTGTTGTAGACAGGTGGCAAGATGTTGATGAAGTGCTTAATCACGCTGCGCCTGGTGATCTGATCGAGTTCCGCCGTACCATGGGCCTGTATGGTCATTGGGCCGTCTACATCGGTGACGGAGAGGTCGTCAACTACGGTCGCAAAAACCCTAGAACTTCTCTAGTTCAAAAAGAGTCTTTACGCCTCGTGGCTGAAGGGGGTGGATGTCGAATTAATAACTTGACTTCCGCCGCCAGATCCAAAAATCTGACTTCTTTTAGCCAGTCCGAGATTGTTCGACGTGCGACGAGCCACATCGGCGAAGAATCGGATTACAATTTAATTGATCACAACTGCGAAGTCTTTGCAACAAAGTGCCGCTACGGTACAGGGTTCACTTGTCAACCGTCAGAGAGGTTGATTGATGTTGGGCACGTTGTTAGCGGTGGAGGAGCCATGGGTTACGCCGCTGGTAGACGGGCGGTTGCCGAAGGGAGGTGGACTGAAGAGGAAGTCGCAGACTACCTTTGGGATTCTGCCAATAGTATGTATTATTAA